GACTCGATTGAGCTCGAGCTGGAGTATAATTATATTATAGccgagtcgaactcgagtatagcagtactcgagctcgactcggctcgaatACACCCCTATCGAAAGCTCGTTTGTGCGAGACACAGAAATGGAGACTTGTATCTATGACTTTTTCGCATGATTATCTGAGTAATATATCTTTTTATTTGGATTAAGAATTATTCGGGGGAAAAAAAGATTGTTTCATTCCAAAATATTGGAATTATTACTAGCCAATTAAGATTAATCTGCTGTATAAGTGATTACTTTTTTTATTGGTTCTTATTTATCATGTGGAAACCAGTGTTAGTTTTCCGTCATATTTTAGTATTCAACcagttataacaaaataaaaaaggattTAATCAGTTATTTTATACATGGTATGGACCAGAATTGAACTAGTCCTCTATCTTCGTTTCCATAAATCTCCAGAGACACCCTTTCCTGCTTAGGTCATTCCAAAAAAGGGTTGCTGTAGTGGTAAAGTTTTGCTACTGCTTGCTTAATTTTCAGAACAAAGGCTTTGACTTTCTAACACACCAAATACTCATTTTAACCAAAGTTAGTTTTTGGACTTTCTGTCAAAATGGTTATTAACATTTGTGACAAAATCATAGAAAACCCTCGTTTTCGAAATAAGCTTTGAATAAAATGTCCGCAGGTGAGCAGCAAGAGGGAGAGATCATTTGAATTGGCTAAGACACCAAGGATCTTGAAATAAAAAGTACAAATAACAAAGTTTCATTGGATAAGAACCATTTAAGGGTTTACCTACCTATTGCTTGAGTTCAATGGAAGAGCTACccattattttcttctttctttgttaAATTCTCAACCAAAATGAAACGAGGAAGTGTATATATAGAATAGAAAATGTGACTTGGATTATTCTGATTAAACTCAATGATAATTTAGAGTAGAAAATCTCGGCACATGATAATACTGAGACCAGGAGAAGTGACCaggtcattttttttaatacgtGTGTGTGGAAAGCTTTTTTAGCTCTGTCAATTTATTGCCTCTGTTTAGAttactacatttttttttttatgtcgaCTAGAGTTTGATAAGATTGAGTAAAAGTCAACCTAatcttttctcaaaaataaaatccaattgaCTGTAATGTCATATTCAGAATAAACCTCAACATCGATGACTTGACTTTATTTTGGTTTATTGTATGTTTTGGTCTATTTTCCTCACTTCCCCTTGAAAGGATGCGACTTGTAGTTCAGAAATTCTTCTTGTATCAAAGCGAAGGTTGGATTTTTCACCATTAGACCAAAAAGCTAAAAGTGTTTTCCTAGCTGATTTGATTTGTGTTTTCTGTTACATCATCGTTTTCTGTATTGAGTTTGATTTGAAATTATCTTTCGCAGAGGTTCTAAGATCCGTGGCATTTCCGTGCAACCTCTGCACCAAGGCTTGTCATTAACCAATTTGAAGTTGATAGCGCAAATAAGAATTGGTTCATTTATTAAGTAAAAcgaaaaagaaagtaaattcTGAGAAAAGTCTCTCCAGATAAGATTGACGATAACTACATATTCTAATTATGTAGTTTTGGAAAGAATGTTGTAGAATTTCCTCTCATATCTCAGCATGCTTCCCCTTGAGCTTGAGAGACATCAAATTTCAAAACAGATCTTATAACTGGCTAATGATAATTAATACACCCAACTCATTCAGTGTTTTGTACTGTCATTGTATGTGTGAAACATACTTTTTTGTTGAAAAGTGTATGTACTCTTCATTTTAGACTCATGATTAGAAAATTGTTCTGTCATCTTCCAAGGAGAAGCATTGCAAAGGAAACAATGCTTAACTCAATAGAAACGACTCCTCCACAAGATCCCTAAATTCTCCTAATCCCCAGTACAAATCACTGCTGTAGAATCTTATCAAAATCCTGTAATGGATCGAACTAAATGAATTGAAAGGTATCTGAGGTAGGGGAGGGGAAGGAGAGGGAGAGAATTGGGAATGAGATCAGAAGTAAggaagagggaagagagagagagagagagagagagagagagagaggaagaaggATTGAATTGTTATTAGAAAGAAGTTCAGTACAATGCATCACATAATCCGTATGCCAAATCTTAGCTTTGAGCTCAAGAAACAGCCTGCTAGAACTAACTAACTTTCCCGCCAAATAACTACTCTTCATTCTGTGTTATCAATTGCTAAGCCACGTGACTCTCTTCATGTTATCACATTTTTTATGCTACTTCCTTGCTGACTCATCCCAGTCATTTGTGCATGACAATTTGGACTGATTCCAGGCCATAACAATACCTCTCCCTAAAAATAATCCCAGTCTCTAGGATTGATTAATCTGGAAAAAGGGAAATTGAGCATGAATGAACGTCCAATCTTCCCAAGTGGCTTCCTCAGGTTCCATGTTTTCCCACTGTACCAACACCTGCTCTACTCCCTGACCCTTCCTATAGATTGTCCTTCTATCCAACACTGCTGAGGGGGTGACTTCAAACTCACTATCTGCATTCAATGTAGGCAGAGTAGTGCTGACTGGAGCCTCCTTTGGTGACTTCTTGAGCAATGAAACATGAAAAACAGGATGTATGGTGGATCTTGGAGGTAGCTTCAACCTGTATGCTACAGTTCCCACCTTTTGTTCCACCTGATAAGGCCCATAGTACTTAGCAGTCAATTTCAGATTCCTCCTTACGGCTACTGAGGTTTGTCTGTAAGGTTGGAGCTTCAAATAAGCCCACTCTCCCACTTCAAACTCCCTGTCACTCCTCCCTTTATCAGCCATTTGCTTCATTCTGTTCTGAGCCTTTAACAGGTTCTCCTTGAGTAAGGAATTCCAGCTTACTCTCTCCTGTGCCCAATCCTCCACAGCAGCTACTATTGTGTTGTCACGCCTCAGGTTCAGTTGTATAGGTTTGTAACCAtataaggcttggatttgaataGAATGCCAGAAATAGGTGAGGTCTCTTTTTAACATCTTTCTAGGCTGCAACTCCAATTTAATCAGCAAATTGTGTATTACCGTTGTTTCTTGGAAAGAAAACACTTGCAAATGCAGTTGGAATCCAACATTGACCTCCGGTTTTTGCATTTGGATTGTTTGATtattatgattttatggtttcacAGTACTGTGTCTGGTTTTGATGATGTGCCTTGTGACCGTGGCGGAGGCAGAATAGTTGGCTTGCATTGTGTTTTAATTCTCAGGTATTGGTGGTCCGCTTTAAGGGTTCATTTCGGAGTTGAGGATTTagacagaaaagaaaggaaaaaaagaaaaagcttgattttcttttatttgtgagTTTTTAGtcagagagaaaagaaaggaaatgggaGAATGAATAGTaggcaaaatttttctttccaaattggagagaaatagagagaaaattggagaaatattgtgaaaattttttaaaatacctattttatccTTTAAAATGtcttgaataaatatttaatgcCTTTCATATTCAAAATCATTctactaattttcaaaattcccaAATAACATAACAATCCCTTCTCTTCTCCCAAAACTTAATGGGGTGTTTGGGCAGCTATTTTCTGCTGAAAAATTgcatcgttttccgtgatcacatttttctGTTactttttttctcacatacatcaaatcgttacaataatttttctataaaaaattcaagaaaatgcaatccaaacaaggcataagttttcccttcttctcttttctatcctaaactcccaaactaagccTAAGTGCCCACGGAACTCTTTTTGGTGGAGAAGGGAAAGCAAATGATATGAAAGCCATGTGCCAGAGATAAGTATCACTATTTTATTTGTGGGATCGATGCTGACTGGTATAAGTCGCGATCGAGGATTTGAACCCACAGTAGGGCAGAGGTAGAAGTCACTCCCTTTGATCTTCCCTAGCTCAGTTGAACCTTCCCTAACCCTAATATAAATTAGAGTAGGAGTAACGTAGGAAttgaaattgacccaaaaaaattaGTGATTTTCCTTTTACCATTTGGATTTTATCGTACACTATGACATTTTCAACTAGGTGTGAACAATTTTACTCAAGCTTAACACTCTCGATGTTTAAATTTTGTTTGCTTAGTTTTGTTGAGTTTGAAATTGTTTCTTTATTTGTTGTGCCGCgctcaaataaatttttactaAGTCAAACTCGACTAGTTTGAAattttaatagaaaattaattaatatttttatgtttaatgaGATTATCTACCGaaaaatagaatttattaaactAAAGTtcaatttaaataattaaactATTTCAACTCCATTCTCGGCCTTTTTAGTGCAAGATTACACTATTCTCAACCGGCAAACACTTAGGATAAACCCGAAACAAATTTTGCCACATCTTTaatttttggacaaattttactttacccccctgtggtttagcatttttcacataacccccctatggtttcaaaagttatacataatccccttatggtttggattaaagtgtcaaagtaacagaaatagtcactcgtaacagcgtcacctaaaatgtcaaaaatacccttatgtaaggttgaaatttatgtattaaccaaggggggttatgtgtatattttgaaaatcataaggggggttatatggtaaagtattaaaccataagggggttatatggtaaaatataaaaatcatagggggttaatgtgtcatgtatttataagggtaatttcgacttttttagaagttccgttacgagtgactatttccgttactttgacactttaatccaaaccatgagggggttatgtatagcttttgaaaccatagggaggttatgtaaaaaaaaaagggtaaatcacagggggtaaaatataatttaccCTTAATTTTTTGACATGACAAAATTTGTTTTGTGCCACATGATGTAGTAGATTGGACCTACCCAAATTTTTGCCTTCCCACTACCTATGGGTACAAGATTTCATCGTTGAGAGACATTGATGAAGGAAACGTCAGCGCTTACATACCACCTCGGGATAAGGAAAAGGCCCGACCAAATAGGGCAAAAAATCatgctttgttgaaaaagagTGAATGacattcctcaaaaaaaaaaaaaaaaaaaaacaacaaagacTGAATGAAAGAGATGCCAAGAAATATAAGTGCAAGAAATTCCAtctgcaatttaaaaaaaaaatgaattgaggcTGGAATTTTCAACAATTAAACGTACACTATAGTTTATTCAATTCCAGCTTCTACACGAATTATTGGCATCCTTACTCCAAATTTCTCAAGAAGTTCATGAAATTGTTGTATGAAGATCCATTTTCCTCCATTTAGCAacattttttctcatttcttcccctttttcaCCACCTCCCATCACAGTATCCAAGCACCTCCTGATCTCTGCTCTTTCCACCACACCTTCTTCATTCGCTTTTGCTCTCACCCCAATACCCCAAACTTCCTCGATCAACTTTGCATTTGTTGTCTGATCAGATAAATGTGGACAGCCCACAATTGGAACCCCAGCAACAATACTCTCCAGTGTTGAATTCCACCCACAGTGCGTGAGAAAACACCCTATTGACCTGTGACAGAGCACCTCCATTTGTGAACACCATGGCACTATCATCCCCTCTTCACTTGAAATATTTTCTACCACTGCCTTTACTTCTTCTTCCTGTTCGTTATCTGCTCGTAACACGAGCAAATAAGACCTTCCAGCTTCCTTTAATCCATGCAAAAGCTccatcttttcttctttctttaatGTCACAAGGCTTCCGAATGATGCATAAACCACTGAACTTTCTGGCTTTGAGTCCAACCATTGAAGATAGTCATTTTCCGGGATGTCAAATAAGTTGCCACCAACAGATTTATCAGATGAATCGTAGCCATCACAAAAGGCTGATGGAATCAAAGGTCCAATTGGGATCAAATTCATTCCATCAACAGCTTTGATTGATGCTTCTTCTAACTCGTTAAAAGTATTGACCAGTACACAAGCTGTAGACTCTTGTTCTAAGATCTTAATATGTTCATGAAAAGAAGGGACTACAGAAGGAAATAATGGATCATTCGGAAAGAAAAAGGTCGGCAAATCCTCCTTTTGAAACAAGGAAAGGTCAGGCAATTTTATGGAAATTGAAGAGTAATCAACTTCACGAACTCCATCATAAATTCCATCATGGCTATTGAAGTACCTGTGATATAAGGCAAACGAGGTGGCACACTGGATAACTAAAAAAGCCGAAGGAACATTCATCTCACTCGCCAATTCTGCCACCCAAGGCAACAAAATAGTGTAGATTGCAAAGGTCACCGGTCGGCCCTCGTTTGATGAGGCTTGGATCAACTTGGTAAGGTCTTTAGAACCGAAACACTTAACATCTGATAAAAAGCACGCGAAGTCGCGGTTTTTCATAGATTTTTCATCATCATAGCCATCCGAAAAGGATGCAAAGGAGAGACCATTAGAGGCTGGACGGTTTTTAATGCACCTAAGGCCATAAACCGTGGTGGCAAAGGTGACTTGTGCACCAGCTCTTGCTAAGTTTTTGGCTAGCTGAAGAGTAGGGTTGATGTGGCCTTGGGCTGGTATGGCAGTGACGAGAAGGTGCTGGTGCTTGATGTCCATGGTGGATGCTCAATTGTTTTTCTTCTGAGTACATAATCTATACTTATATACAATGGGAGAGGTTCCTTTTTTGGTATAAATAATTTATGTCATTTAATGTTATACCAAAAATATCTTTTaaaatttgtttcaaacttCTCAAATTCTATCTTTTTTCTATCATGATTTGACCCTTTAAGTGCACCTACTCACGTCCTGTCTTTTCCTCTACCataatttaaatataataaCTTCCTAAATTAAAAAGAATAGTGTTTGGATAAGTACcgaatgtgtttggattgcaaatgTGTTTGAATTGCAAACGTATCTCAAAtaatttcgcttgcatcataaacacatttctcaatttacctttgtatattttcgattattttttatctcacatacatcatatcacaaaaagtgatacagtaattattccaaataatattttaaataatactttatccaaacacactcggaTTTCTAAAAGCAAAAATATATACTTGCTCTAACATGATTTTACAGATAATAACTTAAtgtaaaaaaagaataattaattatatatttttataataagcACACACACGTAGAGTGTGCCAACAGTACTAGTGGTTAATGATTCTTGAGGAAAAAGCAAACTTATATTCAAACTCGTGTTAATGACTTTTGTGTGTCTTAATGACTTTTGTGCTTAAATGTGTGAGTTGTGTTTGGAAGTCAATGGAAGTCAAGTAAATTCTTAATTGGAACTTGTATGTGCCTTGGCTTCATTCACTTGATTCTGCTCCTGCCCCAATGAATTGCCGCTTTACTCCATGATCCAAAATTTCCCCAATGCATGACTGGAACATACAGcatatactccctccgttccattttgatagttttatttttctttttcatctgtcccaaattatagtccactttccaattaaaaaatgtagttatattttaatttttctaaaatacccttattcaatgtaagttgttattactataaacttactctatttaatgagagtttatttta
This region of Coffea arabica cultivar ET-39 chromosome 3c, Coffea Arabica ET-39 HiFi, whole genome shotgun sequence genomic DNA includes:
- the LOC113735537 gene encoding uncharacterized protein, with product MLKRDLTYFWHSIQIQALYGYKPIQLNLRRDNTIVAAVEDWAQERVSWNSLLKENLLKAQNRMKQMADKGRSDREFEVGEWAYLKLQPYRQTSVAVRRNLKLTAKYYGPYQVEQKVGTVAYRLKLPPRSTIHPVFHVSLLKKSPKEAPVSTTLPTLNADSEFEVTPSAVLDRRTIYRKGQGVEQVLVQWENMEPEEATWEDWTFIHAQFPFFQINQS
- the LOC113734540 gene encoding UDP-glycosyltransferase 75C1-like, with amino-acid sequence MDIKHQHLLVTAIPAQGHINPTLQLAKNLARAGAQVTFATTVYGLRCIKNRPASNGLSFASFSDGYDDEKSMKNRDFACFLSDVKCFGSKDLTKLIQASSNEGRPVTFAIYTILLPWVAELASEMNVPSAFLVIQCATSFALYHRYFNSHDGIYDGVREVDYSSISIKLPDLSLFQKEDLPTFFFPNDPLFPSVVPSFHEHIKILEQESTACVLVNTFNELEEASIKAVDGMNLIPIGPLIPSAFCDGYDSSDKSVGGNLFDIPENDYLQWLDSKPESSVVYASFGSLVTLKKEEKMELLHGLKEAGRSYLLVLRADNEQEEEVKAVVENISSEEGMIVPWCSQMEVLCHRSIGCFLTHCGWNSTLESIVAGVPIVGCPHLSDQTTNAKLIEEVWGIGVRAKANEEGVVERAEIRRCLDTVMGGGEKGEEMRKNVAKWRKMDLHTTIS